AGATGTATGTAGGTGAGGTTATGAATACTTCACATTTGTGCTATTAAACAACAGATTCCCTGTTATACTGACATGGACTTAGCCTTGTCCTGCTGATTACTCTTGTCCTTGCTCCATGCTCTTTAATTTTTCATGCTCATCTTCTGGAATCAGCTGTGCAGTACTTCTTAAAACAagaattttaaactttaaaGTAAGTGTAGTGCACTTGAACAAACCCCACTTGATTTCTCTGGAGACTTGTGTCATCATTTATTAAAAAGGCACAGTACATGCAATATACAGCTTCAAGTACAGGTTTATGTGACTCTTACTTTGGTCTGTTGTATCCCATTCTGCAAAGAAAGAGTaaagataaaaagaagaaaaagaaaatggggaggGGTAGGAAAGCTGAGAGAAGACTCTTCTCCGTGCTCCTTAAAGACATCGTGAATGTTGTCTCTGCTATCTCAGTAACACTCGTTTTGTCCTCGGAGCATTTTTGTTGCAGAGGTGTCTTTAGGTGGGAGATGACTGAAAGAATGAGAAGCTGATGATTTGGGACTTTCTTGAAAAAAGGAATCTAGCATGGGGAAATTATTTCTGTCCTCTCTTAAAGAATAGATATCAGGAGAGATTGAAGAGAGAATGGAGAGAAAGCTGATGGAAATGATCaagggaagggagctgggatgTGAAATATCTGTGATTCATAAAGAAACATGATTTATTCGTTTTTACAGCTAATAGGCCTTTTGTGCCAGATGGACTATAACAGTGTCCATACAATGTTTTAAATAGGGTGAAAAATTTTCATGGTAAAAACTTCCATCTTCTTCAATATGTTTAAGTGATGGCTTACCTTGTGCTTGTGTAGAAGTCAGAGGCATCCCAGTGGGCACGATTTTTGGCAGAGTGCACACTATAGTTGTTTCCATGACTGATATCTAATGGTAGCCTTAAGCAAGCTAAGCTGGATCTGCTAATAAACTAGCCAAATTATGGTTCGGGGTAGGTACTCTTATAGTCTGTCCATAGTGTCCTAGTTAGGCTGGTAACTAACTGAATTAGTGCAACCATTCCTTATATGCAGGATGATATACTAAGAATTAGACTGACTTCATGCAAGGATGCTTCAATTCTGGGATAGCTTGCAATAGTCAATTATCTTACGGTTGTGgcttcttttgtgttttcttttgcaggaaGATCTCTTTGTCTATGTGTGTCCACTCTTCCTTGGGAGATGTCCAGTGTTTCCAGTTACGCGCTTCGAATGGCTCGACTGAGTGCTCAGATATTTGGAGAAGTTGTCAGGCCAACTGACTCAAAATCTATGAAAGTAGTGAAGTTATTCAGTGAGCAGCCTTTGGCCAAGAGGAAGGAGGTCTATGACTGGTATCCTCCTCACAACACCTACTATGCCCTCATGAAGAAACTTCGTTACTTTGGTCTCTACAGGTAATCTCTGTGTTTATAGGTGGGAGCAGGACTGGAGACAGGaaagggttggggtttttttaccttaaGGGAAAGAGAAACGTAGGAAAAGGTTTTGTTTAGAATATGAAGCATAAGGAAATAAGCACTTGATTGTTGTACAGAAGGCAAGGAGAGTAGGTGACCCCAGTCTAAGTAACTTTTACCATAATTAGAACCTTTTGTGAGAGATTTTAGGTGTAGTTATGGGCAAATAGCTCTTGCTTGGCTTTgtgggaaagagaagagagcGTTCTCAGAGAAGAAACTAATATGGCAAATAAATGtgttaccttaaaaaaaaatgcactgagATGATCTTACCTTGTATTCCTCATTCATTCAACAGCTAATAAGTGAAATTtagaagagaaggaaagtcTCTTTTATGCTGGAGGGGcttttatcctttaaaattAAGTTAAATTAAATTCAAATGTGGTTTAAATAACCTTGTTAATTCCAGCTTTAACCAAGCCAGTTGTATTAACTTCTAAACAAATTTTGACAGTCTCAAGTAGGAAAAACTACACTGCTATAGAACATCATCAGGAGTCAAATGCAGTTCTTTCACTTCAGTCAGGTAGCACTAAAGAAGTCTGTTATTAGAAGTGAGGCTACTCATCCTCTATGAAGTCAAAACACATTAATTTCTGTCGTTTAGTAACACAGCACTAGCCATCAAGAATTGAATCCATGATGCTCTTGGCTTGAGTGGGCACGCAAACACTTTCTAGAATAGCTGTTTTTTGCCACAGAAAGCCTCAACAACACGGGAATgctctttattcttttccttacCCTCCTAATCTCAAGTTCCTTCTCTGGCTGCTCTGTATACAGAGAGCTTGTAGAGGATTGGGTTTGCTGGTTGGAAATTTGTAATGAAGAGTCATAGACTAATAGGGGCTGATAATAACTGGtaagctttttgtttcttttctaaaaaaaatgtgtttaaaaatagcAGTGCAGCAATCTTAGGCCACTTAGGATGCAGTTGTGACTTTTGAAAAACACCTTTGCACTGAAAAATGCAGCTAATTGAGGGTTCATTAGCTCTGCCAGCCCCTTTATAGTCCTTCCTGTTTTATTATACTATTAAGGTTCTGCCAGTAGCTGATATTCTCTTCATAACTCATTCTTGAAGTCACCTGAGAGCAGTGTCATGTACTGTAATTACCACTCAGCATGCTTCTGTTTTCGTAGAAGCTAATGACCTCAACTTAGTAGCTAGCAGAGAATCACAGTGTGCTGTTGCTGGTCTGCTGAGTTAGGTGAGAAAGGGGGAAATTCTCTTTCTTGTCTCTTgctgatttttatattttagtgCTCATTTAAACACAGTGGACTGATAAATGCAAGGAAATAatacatatatgcacacacCATTTGTTGCTGAAAGGGGCAACCTTGTTACTTCTGAAAGTACCAGAAGAAATCTTTCTTGTTACTCAGTCCAAAATTACTGCTAGCAGTAACATTGAATACATTGCAATATGGACCTTCCtgttaaaatatgttttgaGGGTTTTGTTTATTATCAGACACTTGCAAGTACCTTTCATGTGTAGGTATTCCAAGAAATTGagtaaacttttctttctttccccatctAGGGATGAACATCAGGACTTTAAAGACGAGATGAAGCGATTGAAAAAACTCCgtggaaaagcaaaaccaaagaagGGGGAAGGCAAGAGAGCTCTCAAGAAGAAATAATGCCACTTgaaccatataatgaactactctggagagcagctgcaatcCAGGCTTTCTGTTCCCAGCTGGAGAGGGGCTTGGCATGTGAGCCATGCGCAGGGCACAAGAAATGCACTGTGAAATACTGGAGTCCACCTTGGGAATTGATGTAGTTTAAACATACTGTGTATTGTAGCACACTGATTTGTTGGAGCTCTCTCTTACTGAAGgagtaaaaacaataaaaatcataaataaGTGCTCTGTGTTGGTTTGGGGCTTGGTTTTTTTGCAAACACTTGTagatgtttctgtttttctggaTCCAGAcaattgtttgcttttcattatCTGATTTACTGTCTTTGGTTTAATATTGACAGTCTTGCATGTGGCCACAAAAAAAGAAGGTTTCCTGCTTCTACTGCTGCTTATCATCTTACCTATCAGTGAGTTTCACTTCAGGTAGCTTTAGTGTTAATTTGGTTTTTAAGTTGGTGTTAGAATCTGTCCTGCATTTTGCACTGGACAATACTTCATGGCCCACTGCCTGCCCACAGCACTCTCATTGTGCCCTGAATATGTAGATACTGCAAAGAACAGGCTGAAATATGAAGACTTAAAGCTTTTCCAGTTTGAGACCCCCAATAATCAAAATACAATACTTAAATGCAAAGTAAGTAAACTTATGTTGATT
Above is a window of Colius striatus isolate bColStr4 chromosome 1, bColStr4.1.hap1, whole genome shotgun sequence DNA encoding:
- the MRPS33 gene encoding small ribosomal subunit protein mS33 codes for the protein MSSVSSYALRMARLSAQIFGEVVRPTDSKSMKVVKLFSEQPLAKRKEVYDWYPPHNTYYALMKKLRYFGLYRDEHQDFKDEMKRLKKLRGKAKPKKGEGKRALKKK